The proteins below come from a single Geobacillus thermoleovorans genomic window:
- a CDS encoding ABC transporter permease, translating into MRRYGRVFREFFRACLVEEMEYRSEFFGNFIASFFGIAIALLTVHIFFYQTDRLGGWTYGEVLVLLGVFNTLRGFIDFALRPNMPRLLEHVRRGTLDYILTKPVDSMFYVSFRHLVFWRLIDVALGIGVIGFGLYVERYVPSAADVCMFLIVMAASLLLIYSLWMMLMTTSFWVVRIDDLSFIFDSFFDTARFPGSMYRGAVRLVITYILPAVLITNTPALALLGKWRIPTALAALAAAILFLWLARRFWRFALRFYTGAGG; encoded by the coding sequence ATGCGGCGATACGGGCGGGTGTTCCGCGAGTTTTTCCGCGCTTGTTTGGTCGAGGAAATGGAATACCGGAGCGAATTTTTCGGCAATTTTATCGCCAGCTTTTTTGGCATCGCAATCGCTCTGTTGACCGTCCATATCTTTTTTTACCAGACGGATCGCTTAGGCGGCTGGACGTATGGGGAAGTGCTTGTGCTGCTCGGCGTCTTTAATACGCTGCGCGGATTCATCGATTTTGCGCTCCGCCCGAACATGCCAAGGCTGCTTGAGCATGTCAGGCGCGGCACGCTCGATTATATTTTGACGAAACCGGTCGACAGCATGTTTTACGTCAGCTTCCGCCACCTTGTCTTTTGGCGGCTTATCGATGTGGCGCTTGGCATCGGCGTCATCGGCTTCGGCTTGTATGTTGAACGCTACGTGCCATCGGCGGCCGACGTATGCATGTTTCTGATCGTGATGGCCGCTTCTCTTTTGCTCATTTATTCGCTATGGATGATGTTGATGACGACCTCGTTTTGGGTCGTGCGCATCGATGACTTGTCGTTTATTTTCGATTCGTTTTTTGATACGGCCCGCTTTCCCGGCAGCATGTACCGCGGGGCGGTGCGGTTGGTGATTACCTACATCTTGCCGGCGGTGTTGATCACCAATACGCCGGCTTTGGCGCTGCTTGGAAAATGGCGCATCCCGACAGCGCTGGCGGCTTTGGCTGCGGCCATTCTCTTTTTATGGCTGGCCCGTCGCTTTTGGCGGTTTGCCTTGCGCTTTTACACCGGGGCGGGCGGGTGA
- a CDS encoding FeoA family protein, with protein MAQGKRCRLSDMKPGDRFRIEKVDVPDPMLKRRLLDLGFVPGGEVKVGQRSPLGDPTAYRVCGTTIALRKEESDYIYGEKISHD; from the coding sequence ATGGCACAAGGAAAACGTTGCCGCCTCTCCGATATGAAACCGGGCGATCGATTTCGCATCGAAAAGGTTGATGTTCCTGATCCTATGTTAAAAAGGCGGTTGCTTGATTTGGGATTTGTACCCGGCGGGGAAGTGAAGGTTGGACAAAGAAGCCCGCTTGGCGACCCGACCGCCTATCGCGTTTGTGGAACGACGATCGCATTAAGGAAAGAAGAAAGTGACTATATTTACGGGGAGAAGATCAGCCATGACTGA
- a CDS encoding class I adenylate-forming enzyme family protein, producing the protein MNISELLARNARKFPEKTAVIEGESSLSYAEVNCMVNRLASSLARLGVGRGDKVALYMPNTKEFAVSYFAVLRLGAVVVPINARLTAAEVQYILGHSEAKALIAHDWVHQVLAPLVGGSDGIWVKTGKAEGGWLSLEELIDSGDPEEIVCPAKEDDEATILYTSGTTGRPKGVLFTHRNVITVADMIVIETKIDRQSRLLHLMPLSHSAPLHLFFIGGTYVGATHVLAPAFSPDALLELVERHKITHFFGAPVAYLLTAKHPRFDEYDLSSVRCWMYGGAPLSREEVKFVASRFGAGRMMCLYGLTEAGPNGTYLSPEEHGEKAGSVGRDAALHCEVALVDENGQEVAPGEVGEIVLRGESIMKGYYKDEEKTNEVIKDGWLYTGDLARRDEDGYIWIVDRKKDVIISGGVNIYPKEVEDVLRTHPAIADVAVIGVPHPEWGETAKAFVVLSQPLEPLAEECKRFLSDKLADYKIPRLYEAIAELPRNATGKVLKQVLRMWETTAQGAQGR; encoded by the coding sequence ATGAACATTTCAGAGCTGCTCGCCCGGAATGCGAGGAAATTTCCAGAGAAAACGGCGGTCATCGAAGGAGAATCATCGCTGTCGTATGCCGAGGTCAACTGCATGGTCAATCGCTTGGCCTCATCATTGGCTCGGCTTGGTGTCGGACGCGGCGATAAAGTCGCGCTGTATATGCCCAATACCAAAGAGTTTGCCGTTTCGTACTTTGCTGTTTTGCGCCTTGGCGCGGTTGTTGTGCCGATTAACGCGCGCTTGACGGCGGCTGAGGTGCAGTATATTCTCGGCCATAGCGAGGCAAAGGCGCTCATCGCCCACGATTGGGTGCATCAAGTGCTCGCCCCGCTTGTCGGTGGAAGCGATGGAATCTGGGTGAAGACCGGGAAGGCGGAAGGCGGTTGGCTGTCGCTCGAGGAGTTGATCGATTCGGGTGATCCAGAAGAGATCGTCTGCCCAGCCAAAGAGGATGATGAGGCGACGATTTTGTATACATCGGGGACAACGGGGCGGCCAAAAGGGGTGTTGTTCACGCATCGCAATGTGATCACGGTTGCGGACATGATCGTGATCGAAACGAAAATCGACCGTCAAAGCCGCCTGCTGCATCTCATGCCGCTCAGCCACTCAGCGCCGCTTCATTTGTTTTTCATAGGCGGCACGTACGTCGGTGCGACCCATGTCCTAGCGCCTGCGTTTTCCCCGGATGCGTTGCTCGAACTGGTCGAGCGTCACAAGATCACCCACTTTTTCGGCGCGCCAGTGGCGTATTTGTTGACGGCGAAGCATCCGCGGTTTGACGAATACGACCTTTCTTCGGTCCGTTGCTGGATGTACGGCGGGGCTCCGCTGTCGCGTGAGGAAGTGAAGTTTGTCGCCAGCCGCTTTGGCGCCGGGCGGATGATGTGTTTATACGGTTTGACCGAAGCCGGCCCGAACGGGACGTACTTGTCTCCTGAGGAGCATGGCGAAAAAGCGGGGAGCGTCGGCCGAGATGCCGCTCTTCATTGCGAGGTGGCCCTCGTCGATGAGAACGGACAGGAAGTTGCGCCCGGCGAGGTCGGGGAGATCGTGCTGCGCGGGGAGAGCATCATGAAAGGATACTACAAGGACGAAGAAAAAACGAACGAGGTGATCAAAGACGGCTGGCTGTACACCGGCGATTTGGCGCGCCGCGATGAAGACGGCTACATTTGGATCGTCGACCGGAAAAAAGATGTCATCATTTCCGGCGGTGTCAACATTTATCCAAAGGAAGTCGAAGATGTGCTGCGAACGCATCCGGCGATCGCCGATGTTGCCGTGATCGGCGTGCCGCATCCGGAGTGGGGCGAAACAGCAAAAGCGTTTGTTGTATTGAGCCAACCTCTCGAACCGCTTGCGGAAGAGTGCAAGCGTTTCCTATCTGACAAGCTGGCTGACTATAAAATTCCGCGTCTGTATGAGGCGATCGCTGAACTGCCGCGCAATGCGACGGGAAAAGTGTTGAAACAAGTGCTGCGGATGTGGGAGACGACGGCGCAGGGAGCACAGGGACGATAA
- a CDS encoding MerR family transcriptional regulator encodes MHYFTISDLAQEFDVSTRTIRYYEERGLLSPIRTESGQRLYTKKERAKLKLILRGKRFGFSLDEIHEMIALFDEDRTGKKQLEKTVEYGRRKLKEVSERIEDLLQLKAEMEALLSDFEQRLREWEESDG; translated from the coding sequence ATGCACTATTTCACCATTTCCGATTTGGCGCAAGAGTTTGATGTGAGCACACGGACGATCCGCTATTATGAAGAACGCGGATTGCTCTCCCCAATCCGGACCGAGTCAGGGCAGCGGCTGTATACGAAAAAGGAGCGGGCGAAACTCAAGCTCATTTTGCGCGGCAAACGGTTCGGCTTTTCGCTTGACGAAATTCATGAGATGATTGCGCTGTTTGATGAGGATCGCACGGGGAAGAAACAGCTTGAAAAAACGGTCGAATACGGGCGGCGGAAATTGAAGGAGGTGAGCGAGCGGATCGAGGATTTGCTTCAGCTGAAGGCGGAGATGGAAGCGCTGCTTTCCGATTTTGAACAGCGATTGCGAGAATGGGAGGAATCGGATGGATGA
- a CDS encoding ABC transporter ATP-binding protein: protein MIRVSHLHKSFRVHRREAGWLEAARSLWRRDYRVIEAVKDVSFTIEKGEIVGFLGPNGAGKTTTMKMLAGLLHPTSGEITVGGFVPFEQKPEFKKMMSLVMGQKSQLIWDIPPMETFLVNKAIYDIDDRAFRQTLEELTELLDLAPLLDKPTRSLSLGQRMRCELAAALLHRPQVLFLDEPTIGLDVHTQENVRRFIVDYNREHETTILLTSHYMGDVAALCDRVMIINYGRLIYDGELSVLTEKLAPYKRLEVRFSRVPDMDWGEYGEVAEIEEGTVVLRVAREKAAGTAARLLERFDVRDINIEDPPLEEVITRAFQEERV, encoded by the coding sequence GTGATCCGTGTCAGCCATTTGCATAAATCGTTCCGCGTCCATCGCCGCGAAGCGGGATGGCTTGAGGCGGCGCGCAGTTTATGGCGGCGCGACTACCGCGTCATTGAGGCGGTGAAGGACGTTTCGTTTACGATTGAAAAAGGGGAGATTGTCGGTTTTTTAGGGCCAAACGGGGCGGGGAAAACGACGACGATGAAAATGCTTGCCGGCCTCTTGCATCCGACATCAGGAGAGATCACGGTCGGCGGGTTTGTGCCGTTTGAGCAAAAGCCGGAGTTTAAAAAAATGATGAGCTTGGTGATGGGGCAAAAAAGCCAGCTCATTTGGGACATTCCGCCAATGGAGACGTTTTTGGTCAATAAAGCGATTTATGACATCGACGATCGGGCTTTCCGCCAGACGCTCGAGGAATTGACGGAACTGCTCGACTTGGCGCCGCTGTTGGACAAGCCGACGCGCAGTCTGTCGCTCGGGCAGCGGATGCGCTGCGAGCTGGCGGCGGCGCTTTTGCATCGGCCGCAAGTGTTGTTTTTGGATGAGCCGACGATCGGGCTTGACGTTCATACGCAAGAAAACGTGCGTCGCTTTATCGTTGACTACAATCGGGAGCACGAGACGACGATTTTGTTGACATCGCATTACATGGGTGATGTTGCAGCGCTTTGCGACCGGGTGATGATCATCAACTACGGGCGATTGATTTACGACGGGGAACTGTCAGTGCTGACGGAGAAGCTGGCGCCGTACAAGCGATTGGAAGTCCGGTTTTCACGGGTTCCGGACATGGATTGGGGAGAGTATGGCGAAGTGGCGGAAATCGAAGAAGGAACAGTCGTATTGCGGGTGGCGCGCGAGAAGGCGGCGGGGACAGCAGCGCGGTTATTAGAGCGGTTTGATGTCCGCGACATCAATATTGAAGACCCGCCGCTTGAGGAAGTGATTACGCGCGCGTTTCAGGAGGAGCGTGTATGA
- a CDS encoding LytR/AlgR family response regulator transcription factor, producing MNDLKIVIADDDASSRTILRHFIHLFPNYNVVAEATSGEEFLQLVLQEQPDIVLVDINMPGLDGMEAVKICRQLLPALQVIFITGYDEFAVEAFEVSATDYIVKPIERTRLFYALEKARKLIEMAKQCAAVKAKQPSKRLGIRSKNSIVLLPMEDILFVEKESRKTVIHTANEQYETTETLNEIERELDNCFFKTHRSYIINLKKIIKITQVGETYLAHFFDSEKVAYISKLKFHEVQRRIFDMNN from the coding sequence ATGAATGATTTAAAAATCGTGATTGCTGATGATGATGCGTCTTCAAGAACGATTTTGCGGCATTTTATCCACTTATTCCCCAATTACAACGTTGTGGCTGAGGCGACAAGCGGAGAGGAGTTTTTGCAGCTTGTGCTCCAAGAACAGCCGGATATTGTATTGGTCGATATCAATATGCCTGGGCTCGATGGCATGGAGGCGGTCAAGATATGCAGGCAGCTTTTGCCTGCCCTCCAGGTGATTTTTATTACTGGATACGATGAATTTGCCGTAGAGGCTTTTGAAGTGTCCGCTACGGATTATATCGTGAAACCGATTGAGCGAACGCGTCTCTTTTATGCGTTGGAAAAGGCCCGCAAATTGATTGAAATGGCCAAGCAATGCGCCGCTGTAAAAGCGAAACAGCCGAGCAAAAGGCTTGGAATCCGATCGAAAAACTCTATTGTTTTGCTGCCGATGGAAGATATTTTATTCGTGGAAAAGGAAAGCAGAAAAACGGTCATTCACACGGCAAATGAGCAATATGAAACAACGGAGACGCTGAACGAAATTGAAAGGGAGCTGGACAATTGTTTTTTTAAGACTCACCGCTCTTATATTATCAATTTAAAAAAAATAATAAAAATTACCCAAGTTGGCGAAACGTATTTGGCTCATTTTTTCGATAGTGAGAAAGTCGCATATATTTCGAAACTGAAATTTCATGAAGTGCAGAGAAGAATTTTCGATATGAATAATTAG
- a CDS encoding coiled-coil domain-containing protein: protein MGDITNEMIWQAIKELAEQLQQTNGQVQQLGQQVQQTNEQVQQLGQQVQHLNSQVQQLNHQVQQTHEQVDQLAKQVQQTNEQLNQLSQQVADMDKRITDVANGQNILVEELFENKKEIKRVKTALNMY from the coding sequence ATGGGGGACATTACAAATGAAATGATTTGGCAAGCCATTAAAGAACTTGCCGAGCAGCTGCAACAAACGAACGGACAAGTGCAGCAACTGGGCCAACAGGTGCAACAAACAAACGAGCAAGTGCAGCAACTGGGCCAACAAGTCCAACACCTTAACAGCCAAGTGCAGCAGCTGAACCACCAAGTACAGCAAACTCATGAGCAAGTCGACCAGCTCGCCAAACAAGTGCAGCAAACGAATGAACAACTCAACCAATTAAGCCAGCAAGTGGCCGACATGGACAAACGGATCACCGATGTCGCCAACGGCCAAAACATTTTAGTTGAAGAGCTGTTCGAAAACAAAAAGGAGATCAAGCGGGTCAAGACGGCGCTCAATATGTACTAG
- a CDS encoding FeoB small GTPase domain-containing protein yields the protein MTDMTYTIALMGNPNTGKSTLFNVLTGLRQHTGNWPGKTVTHAEGECRHRGTLYRIVDLPGTYSLYSNSADEEVARDFLLFQRPDVTVVVVDATALERNLNLALQVLEMTDRVIIAINLMDEAKKKGIHINTKKLAVKLGVPVVPISARNREGIDALLDTVDAMAHGRINTNPLSIRYSPEIERGIAKLLPLVKDVMGDTYPARWIALRLLDGDTSLLQALKQPPQPLIKEGNAYACCGSIKSI from the coding sequence ATGACTGATATGACGTATACGATTGCCTTAATGGGAAATCCGAACACCGGCAAAAGCACGTTGTTCAACGTCTTAACGGGCCTGCGCCAACATACCGGCAACTGGCCCGGGAAAACGGTCACTCATGCGGAAGGAGAATGCCGCCACCGCGGCACGTTGTACCGGATCGTCGACTTGCCGGGAACGTATTCGCTCTATTCCAATTCAGCCGATGAAGAGGTGGCGCGCGATTTTCTCCTGTTTCAACGTCCTGACGTCACGGTCGTTGTGGTCGACGCTACGGCATTAGAACGCAACTTGAATCTAGCGCTTCAAGTATTGGAAATGACCGACCGCGTCATTATCGCTATCAATTTGATGGATGAAGCGAAAAAGAAAGGCATTCATATCAATACAAAAAAATTAGCCGTCAAACTCGGCGTGCCGGTCGTGCCGATCTCGGCCCGCAACCGGGAAGGAATCGATGCACTGCTTGATACAGTGGATGCCATGGCGCATGGCCGCATCAACACCAACCCGCTTTCCATCCGGTACAGCCCGGAAATCGAACGAGGCATTGCCAAACTTCTTCCACTCGTGAAAGACGTGATGGGAGACACGTATCCTGCTCGCTGGATCGCTCTTCGTCTCCTTGACGGCGATACATCGCTGCTTCAAGCGCTGAAACAACCGCCGCAACCATTGATCAAGGAGGGGAACGCGTATGCCTGCTGCGGATCCATCAAATCGATTTGA
- a CDS encoding acetoacetate--CoA ligase, whose protein sequence is MKAITEGTILWQPTEEQIRQSNIRRYMDWLKEKKELSFNSYRELWTWSVEHLEEFWETVWEYCGVQAATPYECVLRERKMPGAEWFPGAALNYAKHIFRHARADRPAIIFRSERVPYREVSWQELGEKTAAIAKALRAMGVKRGDRVVAYMPNIPETVMAFLACASIGAIWSSCSPDFGAGSVIDRFAQIEPTVLFAVDGCQYNGKEFDKMPVVSELRAKLPSLKKTVLLPYWRGQMEAPDEGVVLWDDVVADKAELVYEDVPFDHPLWILYSSGTTGLPKPIVQGHGGILLEHLKALTISENLTKDSAFFWFTTTGWMMWNFLVGGLLAGSTIVLYDGSPTYPDGNVLWELAEKAGITHFGTSAAFINICMKLGLKPKEQYDLSKLEAVLSTGSPLTVEGFAWVYENVKDDICLASCSGGTDVCTAFVVGSPILPVRAGILSCRALGADVQAFDENGQPLVNEVGELVITKPMPSMPLFFWNDPDGERYRNSYFDTYPGVWKHGDWIKIDEQGGCVIYGRSDSTINRAGVRMGTSEIYRAVEAVDGVFESLIVDLEMMGKQSFMPLFVVLKPGAVLDDELKERIRQSIRQHVSPRFVPDEIYEVKQIPKTLNGKKMEIPIRKLLLGFPLEKAVNPGSMANPEALDFFLELAKTLAAKTQIS, encoded by the coding sequence ATGAAAGCGATTACGGAAGGGACGATTCTTTGGCAGCCGACGGAGGAGCAAATTCGGCAATCGAACATTCGACGGTATATGGACTGGCTGAAAGAGAAAAAGGAGTTGTCATTTAACTCGTACCGCGAACTATGGACATGGTCAGTTGAGCATCTTGAAGAATTTTGGGAAACGGTTTGGGAATATTGTGGTGTTCAGGCGGCAACGCCGTATGAGTGTGTGCTGCGGGAGCGGAAGATGCCAGGGGCGGAGTGGTTTCCAGGCGCTGCGCTCAACTATGCGAAACATATTTTCCGGCATGCGCGCGCCGACCGCCCGGCCATCATTTTCCGCTCGGAACGCGTGCCGTACCGGGAAGTGTCATGGCAGGAGCTCGGCGAAAAAACGGCGGCGATCGCCAAAGCATTGCGAGCGATGGGAGTGAAGCGCGGCGACCGCGTCGTCGCTTATATGCCGAATATCCCCGAGACGGTGATGGCGTTTTTGGCGTGCGCCTCGATCGGCGCCATTTGGTCAAGCTGCTCGCCGGATTTTGGCGCTGGCAGCGTCATTGACCGGTTCGCGCAAATCGAGCCGACTGTCTTGTTTGCCGTCGACGGCTGCCAATACAACGGCAAAGAATTTGACAAAATGCCGGTCGTATCCGAATTGCGCGCCAAATTGCCGTCATTGAAAAAGACGGTGCTGCTTCCGTATTGGCGCGGGCAGATGGAAGCACCGGATGAGGGCGTCGTGCTGTGGGATGATGTCGTGGCGGACAAGGCGGAGCTCGTCTATGAAGACGTTCCGTTTGACCATCCGCTTTGGATTTTGTATTCTTCGGGAACGACCGGTTTGCCGAAGCCGATCGTCCAAGGGCATGGCGGCATTTTGCTTGAACATTTGAAAGCATTGACTATTTCAGAAAACTTGACGAAAGACAGCGCGTTTTTCTGGTTTACGACGACTGGATGGATGATGTGGAACTTTCTCGTCGGCGGACTGCTGGCCGGGTCGACCATCGTGCTCTATGACGGCAGCCCGACGTATCCGGATGGCAACGTTTTATGGGAGCTCGCCGAGAAGGCAGGCATCACCCATTTCGGCACAAGCGCGGCGTTTATCAACATCTGCATGAAGCTCGGCCTGAAGCCAAAAGAGCAATATGACTTGTCAAAGCTCGAGGCCGTGCTCTCGACCGGTTCGCCGCTGACGGTCGAAGGGTTCGCCTGGGTGTATGAAAACGTCAAGGATGACATTTGCCTGGCATCATGCAGCGGCGGAACGGATGTGTGCACCGCGTTTGTCGTCGGTTCGCCGATTTTGCCGGTGCGCGCCGGCATCCTCTCGTGCCGCGCGTTGGGCGCGGATGTGCAGGCGTTTGACGAAAACGGCCAGCCGCTTGTGAATGAAGTCGGTGAACTTGTGATTACAAAACCAATGCCGTCGATGCCGCTCTTTTTCTGGAACGATCCAGACGGCGAACGGTATCGGAACAGCTATTTTGACACGTACCCGGGCGTCTGGAAGCACGGCGACTGGATTAAAATTGACGAACAAGGGGGATGCGTCATTTACGGACGCTCCGACTCGACGATCAACCGCGCCGGCGTCCGCATGGGAACGAGCGAAATTTACCGTGCGGTCGAAGCGGTCGACGGGGTGTTCGAAAGCCTCATTGTCGATTTGGAAATGATGGGCAAGCAATCGTTTATGCCGCTGTTTGTCGTCCTCAAGCCGGGCGCAGTGCTCGATGACGAGCTGAAAGAACGCATCCGCCAATCGATTCGGCAACACGTCTCGCCGCGCTTTGTTCCAGATGAAATTTACGAGGTGAAGCAAATTCCGAAAACGCTAAATGGAAAGAAAATGGAGATTCCGATCCGGAAACTGCTCTTAGGCTTCCCGCTCGAAAAGGCAGTCAACCCGGGCTCAATGGCCAATCCAGAGGCGCTCGACTTTTTCCTCGAGCTGGCGAAGACGCTGGCGGCGAAGACGCAGATAAGCTGA
- a CDS encoding ABC transporter permease, whose protein sequence is MIRKYIALLRMKYIEMLAYRLATFVWMTGAITQPLITMFVWMNIHPEESDSFVFYFMAVIFVERMTSAWDVWELDREIREGTFSNWLLRPLHPIHWAIAENIIYKWLFAVILVPVWVVAATFWPALRPHMTASQIMLFLMAVVLGAALRFLLSYSCGLLAFWMTKVAAVYGVIDVISLFLSGRIAPLGLLPPQLREWSEWLPFRYMISFPIEIATGAADGGELARGFAIAAGWMMALIGALQWLWKAGMRKNQAVGG, encoded by the coding sequence ATGATTCGCAAATATATCGCTTTGTTGCGGATGAAATACATCGAAATGCTCGCGTATCGTTTGGCGACGTTCGTCTGGATGACGGGTGCGATCACGCAGCCGCTGATCACGATGTTTGTCTGGATGAACATTCATCCGGAAGAGAGCGATTCGTTTGTCTTTTATTTTATGGCCGTCATTTTTGTCGAACGAATGACGAGCGCGTGGGATGTATGGGAGCTGGACCGTGAAATTCGCGAAGGGACGTTTTCGAATTGGTTGCTTAGGCCGCTTCACCCGATCCATTGGGCGATCGCGGAAAACATCATTTATAAATGGCTGTTTGCCGTCATTTTAGTGCCTGTCTGGGTAGTGGCAGCGACATTTTGGCCGGCGCTTCGTCCTCACATGACGGCAAGTCAAATCATGTTGTTTTTGATGGCGGTTGTATTGGGTGCGGCGCTTCGTTTTTTGCTTAGTTACTCGTGCGGGTTGCTTGCGTTTTGGATGACGAAAGTGGCGGCTGTGTACGGCGTGATCGACGTCATTTCGTTGTTTTTGTCAGGACGGATCGCGCCGCTTGGGCTGCTTCCGCCGCAGCTTCGCGAATGGAGCGAGTGGCTGCCGTTTCGCTATATGATCAGTTTTCCGATCGAAATCGCCACCGGGGCGGCGGATGGAGGAGAGTTGGCGCGCGGCTTTGCGATCGCCGCCGGGTGGATGATGGCGCTGATTGGTGCTTTGCAATGGCTGTGGAAAGCGGGGATGAGAAAAAATCAGGCGGTAGGTGGATGA
- a CDS encoding nucleoside recognition domain-containing protein, producing MPAADPSNRFDRLMTEAKSLAPDNVREQIVAAIFQTSAELYRECVNHTKSVKRDRTEQIDRIVTSKRWGFPIMLALLAAVLYMTIAGANVFSDSLARLFGTIETYLTMAFQAIHAPDWLHGLIVLGLYRGTAWVVSVMLPPMAIFFPVFALLENYGYLPRVAFNMDRLFKKAGAHGKQSLTMAMGFGCNAAAIMSTRIIESPRERMLAILTNNFVPCNGRWPTLILLSSLFMAAGYTGGWKTFVTAGVVVAMVLFGIVVTLTVSWVLSKTALRGIPTHYTLELPPYRRPKIMETIIRATLDKSLYVLKRAVTVAAPAGILTWVLGNVHVGDTTVLAYLADWLDPFAKALGLDGYILMAFILGLPANEIVVPILLMGYLSAGALTEVDGLHSLKQILLDHGWTWLTALNMMLFSLLHYPCGTTLVNIYKETKSAKWTFVAFALPTAIAIAVTFTTAQLARWLGLI from the coding sequence ATGCCTGCTGCGGATCCATCAAATCGATTTGACCGCTTAATGACAGAAGCGAAATCATTGGCGCCGGACAATGTGCGCGAGCAAATCGTTGCCGCCATCTTTCAAACATCGGCCGAGCTTTATCGAGAATGTGTCAATCATACGAAGAGCGTGAAACGTGATCGAACGGAACAGATTGACCGGATCGTCACGTCGAAGCGGTGGGGATTTCCAATTATGCTGGCGCTTCTCGCCGCTGTCCTTTACATGACGATCGCCGGCGCCAACGTATTTTCCGATTCGCTCGCCCGCTTGTTCGGAACGATCGAAACGTATCTCACCATGGCCTTTCAAGCGATTCACGCCCCCGACTGGTTGCACGGCCTCATTGTACTTGGCCTATACCGCGGCACGGCTTGGGTCGTCAGCGTGATGCTGCCGCCGATGGCGATTTTCTTTCCCGTATTCGCTTTGCTCGAAAATTATGGCTACTTGCCGCGTGTCGCCTTTAACATGGATCGCTTGTTTAAAAAAGCGGGGGCGCATGGCAAACAATCACTGACGATGGCCATGGGCTTCGGCTGCAACGCGGCGGCCATCATGTCGACGCGCATTATCGAATCACCGCGCGAACGAATGCTGGCCATTTTGACCAACAACTTCGTCCCCTGCAATGGACGTTGGCCAACGCTGATCCTGCTTTCGTCCTTATTTATGGCAGCCGGCTATACAGGCGGATGGAAAACGTTCGTTACGGCGGGTGTGGTCGTCGCCATGGTGTTGTTTGGCATCGTCGTCACGTTGACCGTTTCATGGGTCTTATCCAAGACGGCCTTGCGCGGCATTCCGACCCATTACACGCTGGAGCTGCCGCCGTACCGACGCCCGAAAATCATGGAGACGATCATCCGGGCCACCCTCGACAAATCACTCTATGTGCTGAAACGGGCGGTAACGGTTGCGGCGCCGGCCGGCATTCTGACATGGGTGCTCGGCAACGTTCACGTGGGAGATACGACCGTGCTGGCGTATTTAGCCGACTGGCTTGACCCATTTGCCAAAGCATTGGGATTGGATGGCTACATTTTGATGGCGTTCATTTTAGGCTTGCCAGCCAATGAAATTGTCGTGCCGATTTTGCTGATGGGCTATTTATCCGCGGGGGCGCTCACTGAAGTCGATGGCCTGCATTCTCTAAAACAAATTTTGCTTGACCACGGCTGGACGTGGCTCACCGCCCTCAATATGATGCTGTTTTCCCTGCTTCACTACCCATGCGGCACGACGCTCGTCAACATTTACAAAGAAACGAAAAGCGCGAAATGGACGTTCGTCGCCTTTGCCTTGCCGACAGCGATTGCCATTGCGGTCACCTTTACGACCGCACAGCTGGCGAGATGGTTGGGGCTTATTTGA